The Comamonas testosteroni genome contains the following window.
TTAGTCACTCAACGACAAATTCCCTTGATAGAGGACGTAATATATAATGATCTGTCCCCAAGTGACACACTTCGTCGAGCGGTAAAATCGTTTGACAAAGATGGTTGGGTGCTTACGTGCAGCTCATACTCGAAGACAGTTGCACCAGGACTACGAATTGGATGGTTGCAAGCTGGCCGTTTCAGTGAGAGAGTAAGAATGTTAAAGACAGCTTTTTCTGGTGGAAACTGCGCAATCAATGAAATTACGTTGATGACATTGCTCGCAGAGTCTAGTTATAGTCGTCAGTTGCGCAGGCTGCATAAAATAAATCATCAGGTCTTGCAAGAGGCACGCCAAATTATAGAGAGCTCATTCCCGCCAGGTACTCGTGTCACAAACCCTGATGGCGGATCCACTCTATGGCTTGAGCTACCGAGCAATTTGGATTCACAAATCCTTTTCAAGGCATGTCTCGATGATCGAATTTTAATTGTTCCCGGAACAATATTTAGTGCTTCAAGATCGTATCTGAACTGTATCCGACTTAATATTCCAGGGAGTTTTGAGATTTTACACATCCGGGCTTTACAGCGGATTGGAGAGATCGCATCATCTCTATTGGGAAAATTTGATCTATGAATGTGAATCGCCCCGGCTTTTGAGGAGACTCAACACCCTGAGAGGATTAAGCCATGAAGAAGTCAAACAAGTTCTCGCCGGAAGTAAGTCTTGCAAGCCGCTCCGTCGGCATATCGAAGATATGTGGAGCTGCTGCGCGAGCCACATAAGCACTGTACCCACGCTCATTGCGACCAGAAAATTGAACGTGTCTGGCAGGCCAACATGCAGGTCTATGGCGCCGACAAAGTGTGGTGGCAACCGCCACGCCAGCTAGGGAATCTCTGAATAAATCCTCAACGCATGTGCTTGCACTGCGTGCCGGGTGCGTCAGCATTCCGGCCCATGCAGCAAACTGATCTCGGCCTGAACCTCTCCACCAAGAAGACACGCAAACGCGAATTCCTTGAACAGATGCAGCAGGTTGTGCCCTGGAGGGATATGCTGGCACTGATTGCACCATACGCTCCAGAAGGGCGCAAAGGCCGACCACCGTTTCCCGTTGAGATGTTGCTGCGCATCCACTTCATGCAGCAGTGGTTTATTACCCTCAGCGATCCTGCCATGGAGGAAGCGCTGCATGACATGCCACTGTTCCGGGACTTTGCGGGCTTGTCATGGGACAGCGCTACACCCGATGAGAGCACCATCCTGCGCTTTCGCCATTTGCTGGAAACGCACAAGCTGGCGGAGCAGATTCTGCAAACCGTCACAGACCTGCTGGAGGGCAAAAAGCTACTGCTTCGTACCGGCACCATCGTGGATGCCACACTAATTGCAGCGCCCAGTTCCACCAAGAACAGCACCAGGTCTCGTGATCCAGAGATGCACCAGACCAAGAAAGGTAACCAGTGGCACTTTGGTATGAAGGCCCACATTGGCGTGGATGGCAGACTCAAGGTTGGTGCACACCGTACGAGGCACCGCAGCCAACATCAACGATGTAGTTGAAGCCAACAGTTTGCTACACGGACAAGAAACCAATGGATATGGCGACGCTGGCTACCAAGGTGCTGATAAGCGTCCCGACATGCCTGCGGCCACACCTGAGCGCAAACTGCGTTGGCATATTGCGATGAAGCGCAGCAAGCGCAAGGCCCTGGATCTGATGGAGCCGATCTCCGCCTTGCAGGAGCAACTTGAGCAGGTCAAATCCAAGATACGGGCCAAGGTCGAGCACCCATTCCGGGTCATCAAGCGGCAATTTGGTCATGTCAAAGTTCGCTACCGAGGCTTGAGCAAGAACACTCAGCAGTTGCATACCTTGTTTGCCTTGACCAACTTATGGATGGCCCGTGGCCGGTTGCTTGTGAACATCCAATCCAAGCCAGTGATAACAGCCTAAAAAGGCAATATGCCCGCGAAGCGCGGGCATATTGGCGGGAGAGGAGAGTCGCCAAAAAATTCGAGAACTTCTTTTGCAAGCTCAAGGAGTTCAAACGTATTGCAATGCGCTGCGACAAGGCAGACAGCAGCTTTGCTGCTGCCATCACGTTGGCATCGGCTGTGATCAATTCACGTTAAATCTCAACACGCCCTAGTCATTTTTGACCCGGCCCAAGGCAGCTCCGGCAACGGCGCTGCCTTTTTTGCGTCCTGGGCTTGCCTCGGATGCTGTCGATTAGTCCCAACAGACGATTCATGTCATGACAAATATCTGAAGAATAAATGCTCACAGGCCATGGCCTGCACCATTTTTTCACCAGGAAAACAAGAGCAATGCAACAAAAGA
Protein-coding sequences here:
- a CDS encoding IS5 family transposase (programmed frameshift), producing MQQTDLGLNLSTKKTRKREFLEQMQQVVPWRDMLALIAPYAPEGRKGRPPFPVEMLLRIHFMQQWFITLSDPAMEEALHDMPLFRDFAGLSWDSATPDESTILRFRHLLETHKLAEQILQTVTDLLEGKKLLLRTGTIVDATLIAAPSSTKNSTRSRDPEMHQTKKGNQWHFGMKAHIGVDADSRLVHTVRGTAANINDVVEANSLLHGQETNGYGDAGYQGADKRPDMPAATPERKLRWHIAMKRSKRKALDLMEPISALQEQLEQVKSKIRAKVEHPFRVIKRQFGHVKVRYRGLSKNTQQLHTLFALTNLWMARGRLLVNIQSKPVITA